The sequence GGTGCACGGCGCCGTCGGTTACACCGCGGAACTGGACCTCTCGCTGTGGATCCGCAAGGCCCGCCCGCTGCGGGATGCCTGGGGAACCCCGGCCGAGTGCCGCGCGCGCGTCCTGGCGGCCTCCTGACCGCGTGAAGGGGTGGGTGTCCTCGCCGGCTGACCGGGCGTCCTACGGGTTCGCCCCTACGGGAGCCTGCGGTCCCGCTCCTCCAGGTCGGCCAGCATGGCGTCGGCCAGATCCCGCTCGGCGGTGTAGTACCGCTCCGACCACTTCAGGACGAGTGAGGGGTAGGCCCAAGCCTCTTCGGGGCGGGTATCCGTCCCGTCCTCCCCGTCCGCCTCGGCGCGCCGGCGCATCGTCTCCGCGTACTCCCGGTGACGGGCCAGCACTTCACGCATCCGGTCGCCCTCCAGCAGATGACCGAGCCACAGCCGCAGCATCACCCCGTGCTTGAGGACCGGAGGTTCCACCGGCGCCTCACGCACCCAGTGGCGGACCGCCGCCATCCCCTCGTCGGTGATCACATAGACCCGCTTGTCGCGGTTGCCGGTCTCCTGGGCGACCATCCGGGAGCTGGCGTAACCGGCCTTCTCCAGGCGCTTCAGCTCGCCGTAGATCTGGCTGAAGGACGGGCTCCAGTAGAAGAAGTGCAGCGACCGGTCCGACCGTTTCTTCAGGTCGTAGCCGGACAGCTCCTCACCGAAGGAGAGCAGGCCCAGCACCGCCCAACCGGTGGCCGGCAGTGCAGGTCGCTCCGCATCGCCGGCGCTCACGGCGCCCGACTTCGTCTCCGTCACGTCCCGCAGTGTACGGTCCGCGCCCGCGCCTGCCCGACCAAAGACATCGCCAACTCCCCTCCCCCGCACCTGCATTCCCGGCACCCGTGTGCTTCGCGCGGGGGGGCTTCCTCCGGGGCACCCGGTATACCCGGTGCCCGCCGCGCGGTCCGACGAGTACCGCGCGGCTTCCTCGCACTGCCCGGGCCGCCTCGGCGCGCGGCCGACCGCGGACCGTGCGCCCGGTGCGGCCGGCTGCGCGGTGCGGACCGCGAGCCGTCGGCCAATAGTGGAAAGGTGAGCCGGCTACAGGGAACCTCCCCGCGGTCCGGGCCGCGGCCGTCGGTCGGCGGGCCCGTCGGGATGGTGCGGCGCAGACTGCGCTACCTGCTGGAACACGGGCGGCACGGCCTCCGTGAACACCGCTCCGTGGTCGGCAACGCGCTCCGGGTGACGGTGGCCTCGTGCGTGGCCTTCTACCTCTGCCGCTACGCGCTCGGTCTGACCGTGATGTCCGTCTACGCCACGTTCACCGTGGTGTCGCTCGGCGTGCTCGCCCGGATCCCGGGGTCCGGGCGCCAGCGCGCCACGACCGTGCTCATGGCGCTCCCCGCCGGGCTGGCACTCATCACCCTGGGCACCCTGCTCGCCGTACAGACGTGGGCCGCCGTCCTCGGCATGCTCGTCATCGGATTCCTGGTGGCGTACGCAGGCACCACCGGACCACGGATCGCCGGAGCCGCCCCCGGGATGCAACTGCTCTACATCCTGCCGTGTTTCCCGCCCTACGCCCCGGACGCCCTCGGCCAGCGGCTGTCCGGCTTCCTGCTGGGCGCGGCCCTGCTCGCGCTGGCCCAGCTCTTTCTGGTGCCCGAACCGGACACCCCGCCGTTCTGCCGGCTGCTGGCCGACGCCGCCGATGCCGCGGCGCGCCTGGCGGACCATCACGGCGGTCCGCTGCCCGTACAGGCGCTCGCCCGGGCGCACGAGACCGGGGACGCGCTGCGCCCGTCCCGGGTGCCGCCGGCCGATCTGCCCGCCTCCCCCACCCTCGCCCACAAGGCCATGGCGCACGCGACCGAGGCGGTCCGTACGCTGCTGGCCCGGCTGGAGGCCCTGCACGCCTCGGTCGGGCCGCAGTACGTCTACCACGCGGAGACCGTGGTGCTGCTCCAGGACATCAGCGACGCCGCCCGCGCGGCGGCACAGGCGCTGCGGCGGGGCAAGCGGCTGCGGCCCGGTGAGGGTCCTTCCGCCGCCGCCCTGCAGAGCGAGCTGGCCCCGGTGCGGGCCCACCGGGCCGTGGACGTACTGCAGCGGCTGAGCGCCGACGACCGGCTGGCCTATCTGCGCCGCCGGTCCCTGGTGGTGCAGGCCGCCGACTCCGCTGTCGTCCTCGCCCTGGCCACCCGGCTGCTGCTGGGCGACCGGTCCGTCGAACGGAGCCCCGCCGGGCACACCTTCTCCTACGCGCAGGCGCGCCTCCACGAGCTGTGGTGGCAACGCCTGACCACGCATCTCACCCCCCGCTCGGTGATCTTCCAGAACGCCTGCCGGTTCGCGCTCGGCCTGGCGGCCGCGCGGGCCGTCGCCGGGCTCCTCGATCTGCAGCATGGCTTCTGGGTGCTGCTGGCCACGCTCACGCTCACCCGTACCACCAGCCTGGAGACCTGGTCCGCGGTCCGCCAGGCGCTGGCCGGCACCCTGGTCGGCGCGGTGCTGGCCGGCGGGCTGCTGGCGCTGGTCCACGACCGGGACACGGTGTACGCCGTGGCGCTGCCGGTGGTGATGCTGGTGGCGTTCATCGCGGGGCCGCTGCGCGGGCTGGCCTGGGCGCAGGGCGGGTTCACGCTGGTCGTGGCCACGCTGTTCGCACAGGTCGCCCCCGTCACCTGGCAGCTGGCCCCGGTGCGGCTGGTGGACGTGCTGGTCGGCAGCCTGATCGGGCTGGCCTGCGGGCTGGTGGCCTGGCCGCGGGGCGCGGGCCGCGAGGTGCGCCGCAGCATGGCAGGACTGTGCGCGGCCATCGCCGACTCCATCGGGTACACCACCGCACGGGTCGTCGACCACTCCGGCAGCACGGACTGCCTCGACATCAACCGGGCCCTCGTCCTCGCGCAGGAGAGCCTGGCCCAGTACCACTGCGAGCTGCGGGACGAGAGTGCCGGGCAGCCGGACTGGCCCTCGGTGCTGGTTGCCGGGGCGGAGGCACGGCGCGGCGAACGGCTGCTGCCGGGCCGGCCGGGGCGGATCGCCCCGCAGGAGGTCAGCGCCTGGCTGCGCCGCGAGGCCGACCGGACGGCAGGCGACTACCGGTCCCTCGCCCGGCATCTGCACTCGGACGGTGAGGTGCCCCGGTCGGACGCCCGGCCGCTCGACATCCGCGCGCTGCTGGCGGTGGCCCCGGCCGTCCCGCACCACAGCCCGGACCGGGAGACCCGCGCGCTCTCGGCCGCGCTGCTCCTCGACTCGGTGATCTGGCTCGATGCCCTCACCGCCGATCTGGACCGGATCCACCGGGAGATGTGACGCCGCGCCGGCACGGAAGACGGGACGCCGCACCGTCACAGGAGACGGGACGCTGCAACGTCGCGGGAGAGGGGACCCCGCGTCGTAGGACCGGCGGACACCGGCTCACCGCGTACCGGACGGCTGCCACTCCAGGAGCAGGATCGTGGCGTCGTCGCTCAGCCCGCCGTGCCGGC is a genomic window of Streptomyces sp. Edi2 containing:
- a CDS encoding FUSC family protein encodes the protein MSRLQGTSPRSGPRPSVGGPVGMVRRRLRYLLEHGRHGLREHRSVVGNALRVTVASCVAFYLCRYALGLTVMSVYATFTVVSLGVLARIPGSGRQRATTVLMALPAGLALITLGTLLAVQTWAAVLGMLVIGFLVAYAGTTGPRIAGAAPGMQLLYILPCFPPYAPDALGQRLSGFLLGAALLALAQLFLVPEPDTPPFCRLLADAADAAARLADHHGGPLPVQALARAHETGDALRPSRVPPADLPASPTLAHKAMAHATEAVRTLLARLEALHASVGPQYVYHAETVVLLQDISDAARAAAQALRRGKRLRPGEGPSAAALQSELAPVRAHRAVDVLQRLSADDRLAYLRRRSLVVQAADSAVVLALATRLLLGDRSVERSPAGHTFSYAQARLHELWWQRLTTHLTPRSVIFQNACRFALGLAAARAVAGLLDLQHGFWVLLATLTLTRTTSLETWSAVRQALAGTLVGAVLAGGLLALVHDRDTVYAVALPVVMLVAFIAGPLRGLAWAQGGFTLVVATLFAQVAPVTWQLAPVRLVDVLVGSLIGLACGLVAWPRGAGREVRRSMAGLCAAIADSIGYTTARVVDHSGSTDCLDINRALVLAQESLAQYHCELRDESAGQPDWPSVLVAGAEARRGERLLPGRPGRIAPQEVSAWLRREADRTAGDYRSLARHLHSDGEVPRSDARPLDIRALLAVAPAVPHHSPDRETRALSAALLLDSVIWLDALTADLDRIHREM
- a CDS encoding helix-turn-helix transcriptional regulator is translated as MTETKSGAVSAGDAERPALPATGWAVLGLLSFGEELSGYDLKKRSDRSLHFFYWSPSFSQIYGELKRLEKAGYASSRMVAQETGNRDKRVYVITDEGMAAVRHWVREAPVEPPVLKHGVMLRLWLGHLLEGDRMREVLARHREYAETMRRRAEADGEDGTDTRPEEAWAYPSLVLKWSERYYTAERDLADAMLADLEERDRRLP